The proteins below come from a single Erysipelothrix piscisicarius genomic window:
- a CDS encoding ABC transporter permease gives MKTLIKFSIKRRMLNRATILFYAIVFTVMGCLLFGDKILAILLPSVSEPTPIKTIDIDWERFADGFEKIIKYDDEASVLITKKEGVYTIQTETPLSPTEKSTLGLIIDSYENGSHEKPVILYKTTAKNNLNLEIVFSILTTLYFLITSLSSSAMSEVIMEKTSNVLEMVRSVIHVKTYFVTKVILGLMMMTIQLTSLALIFSFWVCMRQTYDQGEGLVDLLQTLGILDFEGQTFIDIIKNLNLSQSDFINIGCAFLILMVGIATIQIILLVLAVRIRSIEEAGSVHGPLYFLMLCIYYLSIFLNTRYHMTEGWGVYLSLTPLFSMLFLPLRVLVYDVSIYEIAFSFATAIVFFTLVFEYSKYYSEKFIFDNDTKKID, from the coding sequence ATGAAGACACTCATTAAGTTTTCAATTAAGCGACGCATGCTGAATCGCGCCACCATCCTATTTTATGCAATCGTATTTACCGTGATGGGATGTTTGCTTTTTGGTGATAAAATTTTAGCGATTCTTTTACCCAGTGTTTCAGAACCAACACCCATTAAAACCATCGATATTGATTGGGAACGTTTTGCTGATGGATTCGAAAAAATCATAAAATATGATGATGAAGCTTCAGTTCTAATTACAAAAAAAGAAGGCGTTTATACAATCCAAACGGAAACACCCTTAAGTCCGACCGAGAAGAGTACATTAGGCTTGATTATTGATAGCTATGAAAATGGGAGTCATGAGAAGCCAGTGATTTTATACAAGACTACCGCCAAGAATAATCTTAATCTTGAAATTGTCTTTTCAATTCTTACAACCTTATATTTCTTAATTACCTCTTTAAGTTCTTCCGCAATGAGTGAGGTTATTATGGAGAAAACTTCCAACGTCCTAGAGATGGTACGTTCGGTGATTCATGTGAAAACATATTTTGTTACTAAAGTAATTCTTGGACTCATGATGATGACAATTCAACTCACAAGTCTTGCACTTATTTTTAGTTTTTGGGTATGCATGCGTCAGACATATGATCAAGGTGAGGGGTTGGTCGATTTATTACAAACGCTTGGTATTCTTGATTTTGAGGGACAAACATTTATTGATATCATAAAGAACCTAAACTTATCACAGAGTGATTTTATTAATATTGGATGTGCCTTTTTAATTCTAATGGTTGGAATTGCAACGATTCAAATCATCCTACTCGTACTTGCAGTTCGTATTCGATCCATTGAAGAAGCAGGTAGTGTTCATGGTCCGCTATACTTTTTAATGTTATGTATTTACTATCTATCGATTTTTCTCAATACACGTTATCATATGACCGAAGGTTGGGGTGTCTATTTGTCCCTAACACCACTATTTAGCATGTTGTTTCTCCCTCTTCGTGTGCTTGTCTATGATGTCAGCATCTACGAGATTGCATTTTCATTTGCGACGGCCATTGTTTTTTTTACACTCGTTTTTGAGTACTCGAAGTACTACAGTGAGAAGTTTATTTTTGACAATGATACGAAAAAGATTGACTAA
- the miaA gene encoding tRNA (adenosine(37)-N6)-dimethylallyltransferase MiaA, whose translation MKKVIVIAGVTASGKSSLAVSLAKELNGEIISADSVAVYKELNIGSAKPTEKEQDGISHHLIDIVSITDAYHVARFQKEAREAIDLILSRGKTPIVVGGTGLYINALLNDYRFNEEVHLPQIDETLSNQDLLNELLEIDPVTAEKIHVNNRKRLIRSLQMVKSANLTKADVNENRGKTRLYDARIYFLQGERSRLYDLINARVDIMMQQGLLEEVTELYSKYPELFTMQSMQSIGYREFVDYFQGNSTLDEVQESIKKNTRRLAKRQITWFKHQTESTWIDIFNSNPLEFVLNDLKKW comes from the coding sequence ATGAAAAAAGTTATCGTCATTGCCGGTGTAACAGCATCCGGAAAATCGAGCTTGGCAGTTTCATTAGCCAAAGAACTTAATGGAGAAATTATAAGTGCCGACTCCGTTGCTGTTTATAAAGAACTCAATATTGGCAGTGCAAAACCAACCGAAAAGGAACAAGATGGAATTTCGCACCATCTCATTGATATTGTTTCCATTACGGACGCATATCATGTTGCACGTTTTCAAAAAGAAGCACGAGAAGCGATTGACTTAATATTAAGTAGAGGTAAAACACCAATTGTGGTAGGTGGAACAGGGCTCTATATTAATGCATTGCTTAATGATTATAGATTTAATGAGGAGGTTCACCTTCCTCAAATTGATGAAACGTTATCCAACCAAGATTTACTGAATGAACTATTAGAAATTGATCCAGTTACTGCAGAAAAAATTCATGTCAACAATCGAAAGCGTCTTATTCGATCTTTACAAATGGTCAAGAGTGCGAATTTGACCAAAGCGGATGTTAATGAGAATAGGGGAAAAACACGTCTTTATGATGCTAGAATCTATTTCTTGCAAGGGGAGCGTTCAAGACTTTATGACCTAATAAATGCGCGTGTTGATATAATGATGCAACAAGGACTTTTGGAAGAAGTGACTGAACTTTATTCGAAGTATCCTGAGTTATTCACGATGCAAAGCATGCAATCGATAGGGTATCGAGAGTTCGTAGATTATTTCCAGGGGAATAGTACGTTAGATGAAGTTCAGGAATCCATTAAGAAAAACACCCGAAGATTGGCAAAGCGTCAAATTACCTGGTTTAAGCATCAAACTGAAAGTACATGGATTGATATTTTTAACAGTAATCCGTTAGAGTTCGTGCTAAATGATTTAAAAAAGTGGTAG
- a CDS encoding ABC transporter ATP-binding protein, producing the protein MKVEQLTKLYKNKRGIKDISFEINDGEILAVLGVNGSGKSTLFKTITGLIQKDSGNIYVTNIGYIPENRSLYKDITVKEHLELYAQLHGMELNEIQSSLEYWMKYLEIEIYFKSKIMTLSKGNQQKVQILCGLIHDPKTIIMDEPLSGLDIHNMRLIKGLLRKLAKKGKSILISSHQYEEVEEVSDYVLILKNGKMMKYGSLKALKRDAAITYLIVEKEQFYDIKHLGLDFKVVEDKVYLIIHNKDILKTILPNLIENRCVEKIIVDSISLKEMVETTYEDTH; encoded by the coding sequence ATGAAAGTTGAACAGTTAACGAAGCTTTATAAGAACAAACGAGGAATCAAAGATATCTCGTTCGAAATCAATGACGGTGAAATTCTCGCTGTGTTGGGGGTGAACGGAAGTGGTAAATCGACGCTGTTTAAGACAATTACAGGTCTAATTCAAAAAGATTCAGGAAATATTTATGTTACTAACATCGGATATATTCCGGAAAATCGTTCGCTGTATAAGGATATTACAGTAAAAGAGCATTTAGAACTCTATGCGCAATTGCATGGTATGGAACTAAATGAAATACAGTCAAGTTTGGAATATTGGATGAAGTATTTGGAAATTGAAATCTATTTCAAATCTAAAATCATGACACTTTCTAAAGGGAACCAGCAAAAAGTACAAATTCTATGTGGGCTGATTCACGATCCCAAAACAATCATAATGGATGAACCACTCAGTGGTTTGGATATCCACAATATGAGACTGATTAAAGGATTACTTCGTAAACTGGCGAAAAAAGGAAAATCAATTCTAATTTCAAGCCATCAATATGAAGAGGTCGAAGAGGTCTCCGATTACGTTCTAATTTTAAAAAACGGGAAAATGATGAAATATGGATCACTCAAAGCGTTAAAGCGGGATGCAGCGATAACATATCTAATAGTGGAAAAGGAACAGTTTTATGATATCAAACATCTTGGCTTAGACTTTAAAGTTGTAGAGGACAAGGTGTATCTGATTATTCATAATAAGGACATTTTAAAAACTATACTTCCAAATTTAATTGAGAATCGATGCGTTGAAAAAATTATCGTTGATTCAATTTCTTTAAAAGAAATGGTGGAAACTACCTATGAAGACACTCATTAA
- a CDS encoding DegV family protein, with protein sequence MKTAVIVDSSSNYYNEHIEMDGLFAIPLQIINEEDASLESVEISIDQVNALMRKNIMLQTSLPALGMIEDLFREIKSEGYERILAIPITTGISGTIGAMNTAAQFVDIEFVYIDCFTAASIELDCAIAARKLLDQGYDIPEIKERIDVALNNGNTFIIPDDLAHLSRGGRLSPLAANLGGFLKIKPILHLNKETKGIIEPFDKVRTMSKAIDRVIEAMQEAGVDETFKITIVDVDAKDELQKTVKKFEEAFPNTEIYVTELISTVSVHVGIGSLAFQYMKKIEV encoded by the coding sequence ATGAAAACTGCGGTTATTGTCGATAGTAGTAGTAATTATTATAATGAACATATCGAAATGGATGGTCTTTTCGCGATACCCTTACAGATCATCAATGAGGAGGATGCTTCACTTGAGAGTGTTGAGATATCAATTGATCAAGTTAATGCCCTCATGAGGAAAAATATTATGCTTCAAACATCACTACCTGCACTGGGCATGATTGAAGATTTATTTAGAGAAATTAAATCAGAAGGTTATGAGCGTATTCTTGCGATACCGATAACTACTGGAATTTCTGGAACAATTGGTGCCATGAATACTGCGGCTCAATTTGTTGATATTGAGTTTGTTTATATCGACTGCTTTACAGCTGCTTCGATTGAACTGGACTGTGCAATTGCTGCTCGCAAGCTTCTTGATCAAGGATATGATATCCCTGAAATTAAAGAACGCATTGATGTAGCGCTCAATAACGGCAACACGTTTATTATTCCTGATGATTTAGCGCATCTATCACGTGGAGGTCGACTATCACCACTCGCCGCAAACCTTGGTGGTTTTCTAAAAATCAAACCAATACTTCATCTTAATAAAGAAACAAAAGGAATTATTGAACCTTTTGATAAAGTACGAACGATGTCTAAAGCAATTGATCGTGTTATTGAAGCGATGCAGGAAGCGGGCGTTGATGAAACTTTTAAAATTACAATCGTAGATGTGGATGCGAAAGATGAACTTCAAAAAACTGTTAAGAAGTTTGAAGAAGCATTCCCAAATACTGAAATATATGTAACGGAGTTAATTTCAACCGTTAGTGTTCATGTGGGAATTGGTTCACTTGCATTTCAATATATGAAAAAAATAGAAGTCTAA
- a CDS encoding ABC transporter ATP-binding protein/permease produces MLKLDKITKRYGEVEALKGVSLTFRKNEFVSILGPSGCGKTTMLNIIGGLDRYTSGDLNISGISTKNYKDRDWDSYRNSSVGFVFQSYNLIPHLTVLQNVELSLKLSGISKKEEESRARTALEKVGLIDHINKKPNQLSGGQMQRVAIARAIVNDPEIILADEPTGALDSKTSVIIMDLLKEIAQDRLVIMVTHNAELAHEYSNRIVELLDGQIISDSNPYETDINGEKLTKQKRTKMPYITALGLSGKNLWAKKGRTVLTSFAGSIGIIGIALILALSSGLSNSINKMQSDTLATSPITINTSVFDFSGPVVAEDTSNMSEFPTDSKLQIYEPKVQTNVITNNITQEYIDHVNKLDADKYISIQYIHKANMNMIRKTSDKYVHVQSSSSHMGELLDNEDFNNNQYDVLEGRMPQGDNEMILVVDNYNRIAKETIKELGLGDIENNVDLKSLIGQEFKLIQNNDYFVKDEFGLYREASQQNYETIYGSENARTLSIVGVMRQKEDSSFQMYQPGLYYRSDLVKAFIKDSTNSDVVKAQKEVGKAYSVVSGMGFEGHSFKEADALYQDQLEELGSSSLPRNISIISSDFEAKKEIRTHLDAYNIDKKDADKITYSDMSEMITGVMETVVNTISYVLIGFSSISLVVSSLMIGIITYVSVIERTKEIGVLRSLGARKKDISRVFNAETFLIGFVSGTLGIVVTYLLTFPINAIIYNLTKTENIAVVNPIHAVILIIISIVLTSISGVIPSRMAAKKDPVIALRSE; encoded by the coding sequence ATGTTAAAATTAGATAAAATAACCAAAAGATATGGTGAAGTAGAAGCGCTCAAGGGCGTCTCTTTAACATTTAGAAAAAACGAGTTCGTTTCAATTCTCGGTCCTTCAGGATGTGGGAAGACAACGATGTTGAATATAATAGGTGGACTTGATCGTTATACGAGTGGGGATCTTAATATTTCAGGAATCTCAACGAAAAACTATAAAGATCGTGATTGGGATTCTTATCGGAACAGCTCTGTAGGTTTTGTTTTTCAATCCTATAACTTAATTCCGCATCTTACGGTTCTTCAAAATGTTGAACTATCATTAAAATTATCCGGAATTTCAAAAAAAGAAGAGGAGTCACGTGCTCGTACTGCTTTAGAAAAAGTTGGATTAATCGATCATATTAATAAAAAACCGAATCAATTGTCAGGTGGACAAATGCAACGCGTTGCAATAGCGCGTGCGATTGTTAATGATCCTGAAATTATTCTAGCCGATGAACCCACGGGAGCACTTGATAGTAAAACCAGTGTTATTATCATGGATTTACTCAAAGAAATTGCTCAAGATCGTCTTGTTATCATGGTTACTCATAATGCAGAGCTTGCGCATGAATACAGCAATCGAATTGTAGAATTGTTGGACGGGCAAATTATAAGTGACAGTAATCCTTATGAAACAGATATTAATGGAGAAAAACTTACTAAACAAAAACGTACAAAAATGCCATATATTACAGCGCTTGGACTCAGTGGAAAGAACTTGTGGGCTAAAAAAGGACGTACCGTCTTAACAAGTTTTGCTGGAAGTATCGGAATTATCGGAATCGCGTTGATTTTGGCGCTTTCTTCAGGTTTATCCAACTCAATTAATAAAATGCAGTCGGATACACTCGCGACATCACCGATTACAATTAATACCTCCGTTTTTGATTTTTCAGGACCTGTTGTGGCAGAAGATACATCGAATATGAGTGAGTTTCCAACAGATTCCAAGTTGCAAATCTATGAACCTAAAGTTCAAACAAATGTTATTACAAACAATATTACTCAAGAGTATATTGATCATGTGAATAAGCTTGATGCAGATAAATATATCTCAATCCAATATATTCACAAAGCAAATATGAATATGATACGTAAAACCAGTGATAAATACGTTCATGTACAATCAAGTTCATCACATATGGGTGAGTTACTCGATAATGAAGACTTCAACAACAATCAATATGATGTTCTTGAAGGCCGTATGCCTCAAGGTGATAACGAGATGATTTTAGTCGTGGATAACTATAATCGTATCGCAAAAGAAACAATTAAAGAATTGGGTCTAGGTGATATCGAAAATAACGTTGATTTGAAATCGCTTATAGGTCAAGAATTTAAGTTAATTCAAAATAACGACTATTTTGTTAAAGATGAATTTGGGCTCTATCGCGAAGCAAGTCAACAGAACTATGAGACAATCTATGGATCTGAAAATGCCAGAACCTTATCGATTGTGGGTGTGATGAGACAAAAAGAAGATTCATCATTCCAAATGTATCAGCCGGGTTTATATTACCGTTCGGATTTAGTTAAGGCCTTTATCAAGGACTCTACAAATTCTGATGTTGTAAAAGCTCAAAAAGAGGTTGGTAAAGCGTATAGTGTTGTATCGGGGATGGGATTTGAAGGGCATTCATTTAAAGAAGCGGATGCACTCTACCAAGATCAACTTGAGGAACTTGGGTCATCTTCATTACCACGAAACATCTCAATTATTTCTTCAGATTTTGAAGCGAAAAAGGAAATTCGTACACACCTTGACGCTTACAATATTGATAAAAAAGATGCTGATAAGATCACTTACAGTGATATGTCAGAAATGATTACAGGTGTCATGGAAACAGTCGTGAATACAATTTCTTATGTGTTGATTGGATTTTCATCCATTTCTCTTGTCGTTTCTTCATTGATGATTGGAATTATTACATACGTTTCAGTTATCGAACGTACCAAAGAGATTGGTGTACTTCGTAGTCTAGGAGCTCGTAAAAAAGATATTTCGCGTGTATTTAATGCTGAAACATTCTTAATAGGATTTGTATCCGGGACATTGGGGATCGTAGTTACATATCTACTTACCTTCCCAATCAACGCGATTATTTATAACCTCACAAAAACAGAAAATATCGCCGTGGTTAATCCAATACATGCAGTGATTTTAATTATAATTAGTATCGTACTAACATCCATTTCTGGAGTAATACCTTCAAGAATGGCTGCCAAAAAAGATCCTGTAATTGCTCTAAGAAGTGAATAG
- the mutL gene encoding DNA mismatch repair endonuclease MutL, producing the protein MNKIKVLDTHLTNMIAAGEVVERPAGIIKELVENSIDANATSIEVRIVEGGMGLIEVSDNGDGMGGDDLSQAFERHSTSKIKSVLDLNAIASFGFRGEALPSIASVSHVEALSNDGTEGHRIIIDNGVKKVKERAARNQGTTISVSSLFLKTPARLKHIKNIHYETSIILDTIQKFAMGNPHISFTLYNESKISFRSYGRNDIADVFHRVYGAQVTQDTKLFNAENYDFKIDGIMALPQHNRANRYSIWLYINNRMIRFPKIQKAIVDGYRRHMPTDRYPIVVMNIHVDPQLVDVNVHPSKWEIRLSKDNVLVELIQDCFSSILDQHMRPQRITFPTQPPVQTDIKEDLLGEPLPRFEPLIEEPKKVYVPDYLPESLPLSDFKPREIEPLEVSERIEPLTVLSQMSGCYILAQGDQGLYIIDQHAAMERVRYEYYQNKMLNQNNPTQDFLIPLIIEGRKPIIGRVHEINQILKEFQLELEVFGDDAFVLRSTPLWIEEKIVSEFIHEVLDMFEDERTIREEDLRRNVLATLACHSSVRFNEYMSMDEMTELVRQLRACDQPFHCPHGRPTFITVEHKQLIKEFKR; encoded by the coding sequence ATGAATAAAATAAAAGTACTGGATACACATCTAACGAATATGATTGCTGCTGGAGAGGTTGTAGAACGTCCTGCGGGTATTATTAAAGAACTTGTAGAAAATTCAATTGATGCGAATGCTACAAGTATTGAGGTGCGTATTGTTGAAGGTGGGATGGGCCTTATTGAGGTCAGTGATAATGGTGATGGAATGGGCGGTGATGATTTATCACAAGCATTTGAACGTCACTCAACATCAAAAATTAAAAGTGTCCTCGATCTTAATGCGATTGCTTCTTTTGGATTTAGGGGTGAAGCATTACCATCGATTGCTTCAGTAAGTCATGTTGAAGCGTTATCAAATGACGGTACTGAAGGTCATCGCATTATTATTGATAATGGAGTAAAAAAGGTTAAAGAGCGAGCAGCTCGCAATCAAGGAACAACCATATCTGTTTCAAGTCTATTCCTTAAAACCCCTGCAAGGTTGAAGCACATCAAAAACATCCATTATGAAACATCAATCATCCTTGATACAATTCAAAAGTTTGCTATGGGAAATCCACACATATCATTTACCCTTTATAACGAAAGTAAAATAAGTTTTAGAAGTTATGGCCGGAATGATATAGCGGATGTTTTTCATCGTGTTTATGGTGCTCAAGTGACTCAAGACACGAAACTTTTTAATGCTGAAAATTACGATTTCAAAATTGATGGAATTATGGCGCTCCCTCAACATAATCGCGCAAACCGATATTCAATTTGGCTTTATATTAATAATCGTATGATTCGATTCCCTAAGATTCAAAAAGCAATCGTTGATGGTTATCGCCGTCATATGCCTACTGATCGCTACCCAATTGTTGTGATGAATATTCACGTTGATCCTCAATTAGTGGATGTGAACGTACATCCAAGCAAGTGGGAAATTCGTTTATCAAAAGATAATGTTCTTGTGGAACTGATTCAGGACTGTTTTTCATCAATTTTAGATCAACATATGCGTCCACAACGCATTACCTTTCCCACGCAACCACCCGTTCAAACAGATATAAAAGAAGACCTGCTTGGTGAACCACTACCACGTTTTGAACCGTTGATTGAAGAACCCAAAAAAGTCTATGTTCCTGATTATCTGCCTGAATCATTGCCACTTTCAGACTTTAAACCCCGAGAAATTGAACCTTTGGAGGTATCTGAAAGAATCGAACCCCTTACCGTCTTATCACAAATGAGTGGATGTTATATTTTAGCTCAAGGCGATCAAGGCCTGTATATCATTGATCAGCATGCTGCAATGGAGCGTGTACGGTATGAATATTATCAAAATAAAATGTTAAATCAAAACAACCCTACACAAGATTTTTTAATACCTCTAATAATCGAAGGACGTAAGCCAATTATTGGTCGTGTTCACGAGATTAATCAGATTCTTAAAGAATTTCAACTTGAGTTGGAAGTGTTTGGTGATGATGCATTTGTATTAAGAAGTACACCTTTATGGATCGAGGAAAAAATCGTTTCGGAGTTTATACATGAAGTTTTGGATATGTTTGAAGATGAACGAACAATTCGTGAAGAAGACTTACGACGAAATGTTTTGGCTACGTTAGCATGTCATTCTTCAGTTCGATTTAATGAATATATGTCTATGGATGAGATGACGGAGTTGGTGCGACAACTGAGAGCGTGTGATCAACCCTTTCATTGTCCACATGGTCGACCAACATTTATTACAGTTGAGCATAAACAACTCATCAAGGAGTTTAAACGATGA
- the mutS gene encoding DNA mismatch repair protein MutS, whose product MTQATLTPMLQQYMDIKKNTNDALVFYRLGDFYELFFEDAITASKVLDLVLTARSAGKDQKAPMCGVPHHAAQGYIQKLVSAGYKVAIVEQVEDPKNAKGIVKRDVVEIVTPGTYFEMDDNETREIASITLDLVYATIVSCDIVSGNLRAIRVMNDFVEIIKVLQQFQVKEIVVSEHFDSKILNEIKSKTEIYISYQEDLAEDVQHQDPTICKTQARLIQYLIYTHKRSLNHLSEVVVLNDEAYLRMDYATMTNLELIDHQKGKELSLFHFINHTKTNMGARALKEMLMQPLVSVDSINKRHIQIETLIEDYLLADALSQCLKETYDIHRVIARLSTAKHNAQDLVRLKKTLGTFKRIQEVVDGIDCFNFMQINPLQDAYQVLDTHILDDAPVALKEGRTFKQGIHSELDELLELSKNGKKWLVNFEAEQRERTGIKNLKVGYTRAFGYYIEISKGQIENVREEFGYIRKQTLTNAERYTSEALQEYELKTSQASERILEIEHELFDSVTQYISQFSTEIHNIGSSIALMDALLSLSEVSALPGYQRPEFVSGSELDIKNGKHPVLESTLKDHQYIASDVLMNATRNTLILTGPNMGGKSTYMRMVALNVILAQIGCYVPCESMTLSLVDQIFTRMGASDDILMGQSTFMVEMMEAQAALSRATKHSLVLFDEIGRGTSTYDGMALAQAIIEYINNSIQSRTIFSTHYHELVTLESMYEGIKNIHVEVHEENDEVTFLYKVIDGRADKSYGINVARLAHLPQSIIERAKHNLEVLELSKSRLDIDSKVVTVEVEPQGYSVVKNKLQSLDVNQLTPIEALMVLSELKSIIEDKGDE is encoded by the coding sequence ATGACACAAGCAACATTAACACCAATGTTACAACAATATATGGACATAAAGAAAAACACCAATGATGCGTTGGTGTTTTATCGCTTGGGAGACTTCTATGAATTGTTCTTTGAAGATGCTATCACAGCATCAAAAGTCTTGGATCTTGTTTTAACAGCGCGTTCAGCTGGAAAGGATCAAAAGGCCCCAATGTGTGGTGTTCCACATCATGCGGCGCAAGGTTATATTCAAAAATTAGTGTCCGCAGGGTACAAAGTAGCAATTGTGGAACAAGTTGAAGATCCTAAAAACGCAAAAGGGATTGTTAAGCGTGATGTCGTTGAGATTGTAACGCCAGGAACATATTTTGAAATGGATGATAACGAAACGCGCGAAATTGCTTCAATAACGCTCGATTTAGTGTATGCAACGATTGTCAGTTGCGATATCGTTTCAGGAAATCTACGTGCAATTCGTGTCATGAATGATTTTGTTGAAATTATTAAAGTACTCCAACAATTTCAAGTAAAAGAAATTGTTGTTTCTGAACATTTTGATTCTAAAATTCTAAATGAAATTAAAAGTAAAACCGAAATCTATATTTCGTATCAAGAAGACTTAGCAGAAGATGTTCAACATCAAGATCCAACAATTTGTAAAACACAAGCACGGTTAATTCAATACCTCATTTATACACATAAGCGTAGTTTGAATCATTTATCAGAAGTTGTAGTGCTTAATGATGAAGCATATTTACGTATGGATTATGCTACAATGACGAATCTCGAACTCATTGACCATCAAAAGGGAAAAGAATTATCCCTATTCCACTTTATTAATCATACTAAAACAAACATGGGAGCACGCGCACTTAAAGAAATGTTGATGCAACCATTGGTGAGCGTTGATTCCATCAATAAGCGACACATTCAAATTGAGACACTTATCGAAGATTATCTTCTTGCGGATGCACTTTCTCAATGTTTAAAAGAAACTTATGACATTCATCGCGTTATTGCACGCTTATCAACCGCAAAGCATAATGCACAGGATCTTGTGCGTCTTAAAAAAACACTCGGTACCTTCAAACGAATACAAGAAGTAGTGGACGGTATTGACTGTTTTAACTTTATGCAGATCAACCCTCTTCAGGATGCGTATCAAGTACTTGATACACATATTTTAGACGATGCGCCGGTTGCACTTAAAGAAGGGAGAACCTTCAAACAAGGGATTCATTCTGAACTTGATGAACTTTTAGAGTTATCAAAAAATGGGAAGAAATGGCTTGTTAATTTTGAGGCGGAACAACGCGAAAGAACGGGCATTAAGAACTTAAAAGTTGGTTATACCCGTGCTTTTGGATATTACATTGAAATTAGTAAAGGCCAAATTGAGAATGTTCGTGAAGAGTTTGGTTATATTCGAAAGCAAACCTTAACAAATGCTGAACGATACACTAGTGAAGCATTACAAGAATATGAATTAAAAACAAGCCAAGCCAGTGAACGTATTTTAGAAATTGAACATGAGTTGTTTGATTCTGTTACTCAATATATTTCACAATTTTCAACGGAAATCCATAATATTGGATCATCGATAGCGCTCATGGACGCTTTGCTCTCACTTTCAGAAGTGTCTGCTTTACCAGGTTATCAACGTCCAGAATTTGTATCCGGGAGTGAGTTAGATATTAAAAACGGAAAGCATCCAGTTTTAGAATCAACATTAAAAGATCACCAGTATATTGCAAGTGATGTATTAATGAATGCAACCCGTAATACTCTAATCTTAACGGGACCCAATATGGGTGGTAAAAGTACCTATATGAGAATGGTCGCACTTAATGTTATTTTGGCGCAAATTGGATGTTATGTTCCGTGTGAAAGCATGACACTCAGCCTTGTAGACCAAATCTTTACAAGAATGGGTGCAAGTGATGATATTTTAATGGGACAGTCAACATTTATGGTTGAAATGATGGAGGCTCAAGCAGCACTTTCGCGTGCTACCAAACATTCCTTAGTGCTTTTTGATGAAATTGGACGAGGAACGTCAACATATGACGGAATGGCACTAGCTCAGGCAATTATCGAGTATATCAATAATTCAATTCAAAGTCGCACAATTTTCTCAACGCATTATCATGAATTAGTGACGTTAGAATCGATGTATGAGGGGATTAAAAATATTCATGTGGAAGTACATGAAGAAAACGATGAAGTGACGTTCCTCTATAAAGTCATTGATGGCCGTGCGGATAAGTCGTATGGGATTAATGTAGCGCGTTTGGCTCATTTACCTCAAAGTATCATTGAACGTGCTAAACACAATTTAGAGGTTCTTGAATTGTCCAAAAGCCGTTTAGATATTGATTCTAAGGTTGTTACGGTAGAAGTAGAACCGCAGGGATATAGTGTCGTAAAAAATAAATTGCAGAGCCTTGATGTTAACCAATTAACACCAATTGAAGCACTCATGGTTCTTTCTGAATTAAAATCAATCATTGAGGACAAAGGCGATGAATAA